TTGGTTTTCTTGGTTGGCCATTTGCGAAATCGCCACATATTCTACAGCCGAAATATTTCCATAATAGAAATTCAATGGGTTAACCACTTTCCCGTCTTTATGCACTTCATAATGACAATGCGGGCCTTCAGATCTTCCTGTGCTTCCAACATATCCAATAACATCGCCACGTTTTACCTTCTGTCCCGGACGGCAGTTGTAGTTGCTTAAATGGGCATACAAACTTTCATATCCAAAACCGTGCCTGATCACTATGTGGTTTCCGTATCCCGAAGCTGTATTGTCAGCTCTTTCCACCACACCATCTCCTGTTGCATAAATGGGAGCACCTGTATTGGCCGTGAAATCCATTCCGTTATGCATTTTTCTCACTTTTGTGAAAGGGTCAATTCGGTACCCAAAACCTGACGCGACACGTTTTAAATTTTCATTTCGAACTGGCTGAATGGCAGGAATTGCTAACAATAAATTTTCTTTAGCTCCAGCTAATTTTAAAATTTCATCTAAAGATTTAGACTGAATTGCCAATTGCTTCGATAGTTTATCGACTCTTTTGGTTGCATTTAAAACCAGTTGAGAATTATTATATCCTTCTAGCGCTTTATACTTATCAGAATTTCTGAAACCAGCTTTTCGAATTGAATCTGGAATTTCAGCTTTGTTAAAGTACACGCGATAAATATTATTGTCACGTTCCTCGAGTGCATCCGCAGCTTCATCAATTTCGTCTAACTTTTTATTCAAAATAGCATATTGCAGTTTTAAATTTTCAATTTCGCGGGCTTGTAAACGATCTTTTGGAGTTTCAAAATAAGGTGTGTTTATTAAAAGTACAAAAACTAAAAAACCAAACAGTGCCGATGCCAGTAAAAACAGTAATGCATAACCTATTTTTATTCTTTTTCTGGTTTTTATTTTCGTATAAGCCAGATTTTCTGAGTCGTAATAATATTTTACTTTCGCCATATTTTAAAATACGCTATTTTTGCACCTTGTAAAATGAGTTAGTCGAACGAAACTGATAAATGTTTCGGTTGTTCGACACTTTTTTTGCAAGGATTAATGATTAGATATTGGGGCTATTTTATCATTAGATAATGCGCAAAATAGGCAATTTATTGTTTAAATTATAAGTTTTTTAATTACATTATAAAAAACTTAACGTATCATCAAATGAATAAATTAGCTAATTATCTAATTTTCAAATTGACACATTAAAACAGACACATTTTCTAATTAAAATATGAAATCACAAGACGTACGTAAACAATTTTTAGATTTTTTTGAGAGTAAAGGACATACTATTGTTCCTTCAGCTCCTATTGTTCTTAAAGACGACCCAACCTTAATGTTCAACAACTCGGGAATGGCCCAGTTTAAAGAATTTTTCTTAGGAAACGGAACTCCAAAAAGTCCAAGAATAGCCGATACGCAAAAATGTCTTCGTGTTTCAGGAAAGCATAATGACCTTGAAGAGGTTGGTATTGATACATACCACCACACTATGTTTGAAATGTTAGGAAACTGGTCTTTTGGTGATTACTTCAAAAAAGAAGCTATCAACTGGGCTTGGGAATTGTTGACAGAAGTATACAAAATTCCAAAAGAGAATCTTTATGTTTCTGTTTTTGAAGGAAGTAAAGAAGATAACGTTCCGTTTGATCAAGAAGCTTGGGATATTTGGAAAACTTTAATTGACGAGGATAGAATTATTCTTGGAAATAAAAAAGATAATTTCTGGGAAATGGGTGACCAAGGGCCATGCGGACCTTGTTCTGAAATTCACGTTGATTTACGTTCTGCAGAAGAAAAAGCTTTAGTTTCTGGAAAAAGTTTAGTTAACAACGATCACCCGCAAGTTGTTGAAATCTGGAATAATGTATTCATGGAATTCAACCGTAAAGCAGATGGTTCATTGGAAAAACTTCCTGCACAGCACGTTGATACCGGAATGGGATTTGAGCGTTTGTGTATGGCTTTGCAAGGAAAAACATCAAATTATGATACTGATGTTTTCATGCCTTTGATTAGAGAAATCGAAACCATTACTGGAGCAAAATATACGGTTAAAGCTTCAAACGAAGCTGAAGAAAAAGTAAATATCGCAATTCGTGTTATTGCAGATCACGTTCGCGCCGTAGCTTTTGCTATTGCTGACGGACAATTGCCATCTAACACAGGCGCAGGATATGTAATTCGTAGAATTTTACGTCGTGCTATCCGTTACGGATTTACTTTCTTAGGGACTAAAGAGCCGTTTATTTTTAAATTGGTTGAAACTTTAAGTGAGCAAATGGGAGATTCTTTCCCAGAA
The Flavobacterium humidisoli DNA segment above includes these coding regions:
- a CDS encoding M23 family metallopeptidase encodes the protein MAKVKYYYDSENLAYTKIKTRKRIKIGYALLFLLASALFGFLVFVLLINTPYFETPKDRLQAREIENLKLQYAILNKKLDEIDEAADALEERDNNIYRVYFNKAEIPDSIRKAGFRNSDKYKALEGYNNSQLVLNATKRVDKLSKQLAIQSKSLDEILKLAGAKENLLLAIPAIQPVRNENLKRVASGFGYRIDPFTKVRKMHNGMDFTANTGAPIYATGDGVVERADNTASGYGNHIVIRHGFGYESLYAHLSNYNCRPGQKVKRGDVIGYVGSTGRSEGPHCHYEVHKDGKVVNPLNFYYGNISAVEYVAISQMANQENQSLD